The window aagcacttcctacaTCCAAATTTGAAAAGATAATACGACACATTGATATGCGACGCTTCTTTTTCACCTATGAGGTTTTATCTATTAAGATTTTAAGAAGGCATGATACAATCGTCATTAAGGGGGAGTGTTATGAAATATTAGTTTGTGAATGACCATTGGATTCTCCATTTCTCCCATAACTCTCTATTATTATTTAGCATTAGTAACAACCATTCAGTGTGTTTTATGAGTGTAATAATGCACCATTATAATGTGCATTCATCTTTCATCTTATTTTGGTTGTATAAATAATGAGTCATACATATTAGAAAGTTAAtgattttatcacaagtattCGAACTGATATGCTACAATttgtaaatgaattattcaaGTTCACATTGACTTGAATGAAGATCTAAAAATGAGAGTGATAATTCATGGCAAGATATTTTATTTTCCAGCCATTTTATTTATCCCTCTAATGTTGGAAAAACCGATTCATTGAAATGACAATCGTCAAATCTAACTCTAAATAAATCTCCAGTTAATGGTTCTAAATAATTTAATATAGATGGAGATTCATATCCAACATAAATTCTTATTCTTTTTTGAGGACCCATTCTTGTGCAGTGTTATTATGCATCATCAACCAAATATTTATTTCAGTTAACGTTAGTAATGTGACATAGACTAATAATTTATCGAACGTTACAAAGATCCATACGTTTAGTCGTTTATTTTTTATAACTTACATTCTCGATTAATAATATCATTTACAAAAAATCtcgtaataaaaaaaaaatcaaaacaattgcAATGGAAAAAAACATACTTTcctattagttttatttttatttttttataaatatagtaataatatATAACATTAATAACACTGACAAAAAAAagcaataaataaaaaaaatacaagatcaagaaaaaaaaacaaacaaaaaacaaaaactaagATATAGTGATTTACCAAGTAATTTAAGGGTGGAATAAGCAATAAAGGTCGGACAATGTGATGCCCTAGCCTTAGGGAGCAGATCATTACCGGCAATCGCCGGTGACAACTTTCCTCCATTAACCGGAACATACCTGAAATATTTTTGCTCAAAAGAAgacacttctctctctctctctctctctctctctctctctctctctctctctctctcacacacacacactaaaaaaCACATACTTTTGCTTTATTTTTGCAGGCGAGGGGTTAATTGATGTCCACACCCTCCTCTTTCACTTATCCTTTCACTTCTGATCAACCTTACATCACCCACCATTGCCTTTTTCACCCTAATTGTTCTTAATCAATTTgagtatatatgtataatttattGACGGTGACCTGCTAGGCTGTGCTACTATACTGTTCCCGTTTTGCTGATGTAATTTTTGTTTAAGAAGAATTCGGTGGAGGAAACTGAGAAGAGATCGGAGGAAAAAATGGAGTTTGATGAACACGAGGAACAAGAAGAGGAGGTCGGAATTCAGCTTCCGCCGGGAAATTACGATGGGGTTGGGAATTCAGGTAGGGGGAGGGAAGTGAGGAAAAgcggaggcggtggtggtgggtTCCGGTATCGGGAGTGTTTAAAGAACCACGCTGTAGGCATTGGCGGACACGCGGTGGATGGTTGTGGAGAGTTTATGGCTGCCGGAGATGAAGGTACTTTGGATGCACTTAAATGTGCGGCCTGCAATTGTCATCGGAACTTCCATCGTAAAGAGATCGAAGGTCAACAACGACAACATCAGCAGCTGCAGCAGCAGCACCAGGCTGCGTTACAGCATCAGTACATGACACCACCGCCATACTACCATCCTCATCACCGACCGACCGGATACTTGCATATGACGCCGGCTCCGTCTTCTCACCACCAGCGTCCGTTAGCTCTACCGTCTACATCCCGAGAGGATCTGGAAGAGATCTCAAATCCTAGCTCGAGCGGAGGCGGAGGTGGAGGCGGACTCGGTGGCGGTGTCGGCGGTGGAAGCGGTTCAAGAAAGCGTTTCCGAACAAAATTCACTCAGGATCAGAAGGACCGGATGCTGGCGTTCTCCGAGACGTTAGGGTGGCGGATCCAGAAACAAGACGAGGCCGCCGTACAACAATTCTGCGCGGAGACCGGCGTCAAACGCCATGTTCTCAAGGTCTGGATGCATAATAACAAGCACACAATtggtaagaaaccctaatttttcgtaGGAACAGAAATTCATTCCATCGGTCTTTTAATTCTCAACTTCTGTAGGAATTTCGATCGGTCTGAGTCTTCTTTAGCTAgtaattaattttgttttaatttaaatCCTTGTGATCATAATCTCTAACTCTTTCTCAGTCTCAGATCCATCTTAATGTAAAATATCCTTTAATTTCCAGTTCGATTCTAACAATTCGACATCGATCCATATCCAAACATGTAAATCATTCTCAttctcatcttcatcttcatctcgtTACATCATTTTCAATTGATTTCTTCAAAATTCAACAAACTCATATCACATTACACACGCAGACATCACGAATCcattaaaaacaaaagaaatttaatgcagagagagaaagagagtgagagagaggtgATGACGATACCAGAAGAAGAATCAGGAAGACGTGTTAGACATGCAGAGCTATCTTCTGTCACCTTCTCCTTAATTTCGTTAGGCTCCATTTTTAGCTtttatctttctctctctagatctCTCTCACTTCAACACAGAACAGCGACATTAATTTCACTGCAATCACCTCAAAGTTTTGCTAATTTGGTGAAGATGATGATATATGCATGGCGTTCAGTAGCGATCGTATTCGTACCTTTCACATCCAACATTCATTTCACTCATAACTTAATGCCCAATGGAACAACACACAAATTTTGTGATTATTTCTAGGGGTTGTAAATGCTTACAatttttaactttaaaaaaaaaaaactaaattgcaAATAAATTTTAACTAAACCAAAACACGTGTTTTGATCCGAACCCAACCGGATTGATCCAAACTAATCACTATTGATCTGGTTTGGTTCCACTCGTTAGATAGTTTTCAAAAAATACCTAACTAAAAATCTATGAAAGTGAagagaaattatatatatttaaaattttattctaaatttttttaaaacatgtattaaCTACTACAGACATAGTAGATGGAGAGGGGGATACAATCGTACTTGTTAACCATTCATTTGTTCGTTCTTGTTTAACTTTTCCACATTATCATATCATGGTTTAACTAGAAACTAAAAGGCAAAAAGAACAATTTTAATGCGTAATCCCTTGGAGCTTTCACCAATTGGTCCCACGATCAATATGTGAAGATAAATCGCAACGTCTTTATAGTCATGAAATGAAAGTGATTTTCAAACTCAAACATCAAACGCCACTAATAGACTTTTATAGTCTTGCCACTTTTTTGTTCATACAAACAGGCATATACAAGTACACTAATTAATGATATATTATCTTGTTCCAGTTCGTTAGCGAAATCGTAAATGGAATCATATACCAACTTTGATCAAATACGTATATTCGATTGATAACATTTAATTCAATTGGTGGTTAGAAGAACATTGAACCATAATCAATATTTTAACATGTTAAAAATATTATGTATCAAAACAAAAGAAACTTGTAAAGTTATTCTTTTGAATAATGGTCCACAAATAATAGCAATGATCTAGCAAAAAGAACAAATGATGAAACGAAGGAGATAGCCCAAATAAGACTCCATACCTAAAGAAACCGATTTAATGAAATCCTTTTACATGTATCTAGAATCTATAAAAACGGAAACAACACGACACCATCTATAAGAATGTCTCTACTCGCTCGAGGCATTTTTCTTGAAAGACAACTTTGTTCCGATCCTTTCAAGTGGACCACAAGTTATTTAACATCGCATCAAGACATTACTTTTTAAATGAGTTAGTATTAGCCGAGTCGACCATTCTCACAAGCTAAATTTGTAAAATATATTTTAACTATACACACGTATGTACGTGTAGGTGTACACACGTACATACACGTACATACACAACACATATTTAAACCATATTTTTAGAATCAAGAATATATAGTTAACAACCTCGTAGTAGGGTAAATGGgtaaatgtcatctatgaacgtCTTTActgatccttttttttttttggctaacATGAGTTGCATATTATGATGACAAAGCACAAGGAAGATGATTTTTAGGTTTTAACATGAGATCTCAATTATGGTTTTTCATTTCTTCGGCACCAAGTACATAAAAGAAGAGATGCGTTATAATAGTATAGATGATCAAAATGATGACAATTTTTTTCTTTAGGCTTTTGAAAAAAAGTATGTATTTGTTTTGCGGAAACATGGTTGTATTACTATTGTATTACatgtgataaaaaaaatatttcttttcttcCTAGTATTTGATTTTGTATTTTTAGACTTCTAAGAGATATGATAGACATTGATAGCTCATTTGAACAATGTTTGTGAGGTTTCAGTACAACCATAATCGTCATGACAAAAAGAATGGAAGTAAAACATTATAACATCCAAAAAATCATAGTAAAAGTTTTGGTTTTTAAAACCCTTTAATAATCCGAAAACCatacaaaacattgtttttaAGAACATAGTCAAAtcaaagtatcccaaaatcatcaatcaaCAAAATATCCAAGGATGATGTGCATAATCACGTCTTCGTCTTGTcccgatcatctgatgtacctgaaaccatgaaatcaaactgtaagccaaaacttagtgagttttccccaaaataccacacttaAACAAACAGATAATGACATGCATATACGAGTCTTCAGCCAGATTgaaccgcctcgtagggcctacaatcTATGTGGACCGCTCTACGGGCCTACGACCTGACCGGGACACCTTGCAGTGCCTATAGACTATCCGGACCGACCTGGGTATCTTGGCTTTCAACACAAAGTAGGGCCGCCTCAACCCCGCCCACCATAATATTTCGACatatacacataatcatataacaaatagTAACCAACAAAataggtaatcatacagatctaccgaATATCCAATCTCTACAGCATACACATTCTATGTACCAAGATACATTTGAAGTCGTTGACATTGGTGGAAAAGAACTCACCTCAATCAACTATCAGAGAAAATGCGAACTCCTCACACTATCAATTCACCAAAAGTCCTTTGTTGGGACCtgaagtgttgcgtctttggctTGCTCCTTAGCCTAGTTTTGttaccggtttgggcctgtccaattgtgtttatttttattagggtttagtatttaaggtgcatgcatgcaccctTTGTAATTATTGCTTTcattattattctcataattgtactacaaaccctagctcgcctctacaatggaagtttttcatcgagttcgctgaggcgtgactattctTGAATCATTAAGCAATACTTTAATTCCATCTCGTGTTTactgtgtttgtttgtttttattgatCAACCTGTTGAAGATGTTGAAGATCTAATTGATCTAAGAGTTTTCAACTCatgaattggtatcagagcaggagactgtgtaatctatacatatctcttctgttgaagaagatcTTAGGGTTTTCCGCTTTGATCGATATTGTTGGAGCCGTCATCTGCTATTGACGTAGTTCTTTAATAGTCGATCTTACCCTAACGTTATTTACAAGTCGGATCTTAAGCAGGTTTTTGAACAAACATCATCATGTCCATGGAAGATTCTCAGACAAACccaatcaatatctccaacagtaTAGGATCGACGACAAGGATTCCTATATTatacactcaagattatgaagtctggacacatcacttcgaagactacgtgattggttcAGAGGAAAATGGATACTTGATCTGGGAGGCGATTACCGTAGGTCCATTCGCTCACTCAGGCACTTTAAAaattgttaaaactcaaaaggagtacaatcaactCCTCAATGATGTAAAAgacatgatgggttttgagcaatacatcaatcctatggtgtacatgcaaaccctaatatctttggatctagtttgtctaatgaacatgcaattgataatccaaagccataaaccctagatctaataaactataactgaaattagggtttagatcttatctttgattgttatatagcaataacaatcaatcattggcttcaaaaagcttagtgcctcaagtgttacacctctaatggagtcacaaacaccactaagcaacttggatgaagagggaggagatAGGAGGCACAAAAAAcagctggaaacc of the Lactuca sativa cultivar Salinas chromosome 6, Lsat_Salinas_v11, whole genome shotgun sequence genome contains:
- the LOC111898819 gene encoding zinc-finger homeodomain protein 1, with product MEFDEHEEQEEEVGIQLPPGNYDGVGNSGRGREVRKSGGGGGGFRYRECLKNHAVGIGGHAVDGCGEFMAAGDEGTLDALKCAACNCHRNFHRKEIEGQQRQHQQLQQQHQAALQHQYMTPPPYYHPHHRPTGYLHMTPAPSSHHQRPLALPSTSREDLEEISNPSSSGGGGGGGLGGGVGGGSGSRKRFRTKFTQDQKDRMLAFSETLGWRIQKQDEAAVQQFCAETGVKRHVLKVWMHNNKHTIGKKP